CGCGGGCAGGCGGACGAGTTGCCGGAAGGGCCTGCTGCGGCGGCGGTGAAGAGCAGCGTCGAGCATGAACTTGGCGGCAGGTTCGACTCTGGTTACCGGAAAATGCAGGAAGTGCTGATGTCCGGCAGGTACTTCCGGCTCCTGGATGACCTCGAGGCCTTCCGGGATCATCCTCCGGTGCGGCCGCAGGCGGAAGCACCTGGCCGGAAGGTTGCCGCCAAACTGGTGGACAAGGCCGCCAAGAGGCTGCGCCGGTCGCACAAGGCCGCGAAAGGTGCCCGGCTGGGAGCGCCGCATGAAACCGCCCTGCACCAGGTGCGCAAGGATGCCAAACGGCTGCGGCATGTGGCGGAGGCCGCCGCACCCGTCCATGGCAAGCCGGCCGCAAAAATCGCCAAGGCCGCCCGCCGGCAGCAGAAGATCCTCGGCGAGCTGCACGACAGCGTGCTGGCGAGGGATCTGCTGGCCCGGCTCGGCGCCGCGCCTGACCTTCCGGAGGCTGTTGCTTCGGCCTATGCCACTCTCGGGGAACGGCAGGAGGAGCTCGGCGCGGCGGCAGAGTCCAAGTATCGGAAGGCGTGGAAGAAATCTCGCAAGTTCCTGCAACGCGGGGTCATTTAACGCCCCTTCCGGCCGCCAACATGGGCGTTAAGTGACCCCGCGTTGCGGTCAGGAGTTGCGGTCAGGAGGAGGGCTGGCGGGCGCTGAGCCGGGAAACCGCCAGCGCCAGCCACAGCTGCACACGGTCGGCGGTGACGGCGGGATCGTAGCCTGTCAGTTCGGTGATCTGGGCCAGCCGGTACCGCACGGTGTTCCGGTGCAGGGTCAGGGCTTCGGCGACGGCGGCGACGGAGCCGTTGTTGTTGAGGTAGCTTTCCAGCGTGGTCATCAGTTCGGAGCCGTGCGCGGCATCGAAGGCCCGGAGCGGGTTCAGGGACTCGTTGGCCATGTCGGCGAGGGGCACATCCTCGCTGGCCAGCAGCAGCGAGGTCAGGCTGAGCCGTTCGGGCTCGTTGACGGGCAGGCCGTGGTTTGCGGCCTCCCTCGCCTCGAAGTAGCTCCAACGAAGGCCGTTCGGCTTGGTGTAGGCCCCGCCGATGCCGATCGTCGCGTGGATTCCGGCCTCCGCCAGGTGATCACTCAGCTTCCGCGCCAGCGCCGCCGCGCCGCTCCCGTCGTCGTTGATCACCACCACCAGATCCTTCCCGACGGCGGCGGCCACCGCGCCCTCCAGCTGCTGCGGTACTGAGGTGCTCGCCAGGGCCTTATGATGCGCGGCGGAAACGGCCAGCAGCACGACGTTCTTGCGCGTGCTGTTGATGCCCACGCCCGCCAGCCGGCGCTGCGCCTCGCTGGTCTCCAGTGCGCCGTGGATGACGTCCTCCAGCACCTGGCCGCACAGCGCCCGCTCTGCCTGCCGCTGCTTGACCATGTTGTTCAGCTCCACGCTGATCAGGTTCTGGGCATAGCCCACGATGCCCGAGTCCTCGAAAGGCTGGCGGACCCAGAGCGTGCAGGCATCCCGGCGTCCGGTGGGGATCGGATAGGAAGCCCAGGTGTCAGCGGAGGGGTGGTCCTTGGCGCTGTTGTACAGCTGCGCCGCGAATTGGGTGAGTGCAATGTCGGTCCGGAGCATGCTGCCCAGATGTTTGAGGAGCTCAGTCAGGCCGCCGCCGGTCAGGAGTGCGCGGGCCAGGACCTGGTGCCCGGCTATTAGGCGCTCCAGCTTGGAGTAATGGTCAGCGGACTGGGCGTCGGCCACGAGTTTGCCGATAGCGATGAACGGGGTCTCGTAGGGGACCTCGACTACCGGAAGTCCCCAGCGGTTGGCCTCGGCGATCATGGCTGGCGGGACGACGTCGTGCGACAGTCCCACGCCGAAGCCGATGCCCACTGCGCCTGCCCGCTGGACCTGGCGGACGAAACGGCGCTGCTCCGGTGCCGAGCGAAGGCGCAGCCCGGTGGTGAGCACCAGTTCGCCGCCGTTGATGAAGCGCTGCGGATCCTCCAGTTCGGTGACCGCAACCCAGTTAATGTCCTGGTGCGACGTGGTCTCGGCGAGGCCCGCCTT
Above is a window of Arthrobacter pascens DNA encoding:
- a CDS encoding PucR family transcriptional regulator, which codes for MAISLAALLGVNSLNLSKAGLAETTSHQDINWVAVTELEDPQRFINGGELVLTTGLRLRSAPEQRRFVRQVQRAGAVGIGFGVGLSHDVVPPAMIAEANRWGLPVVEVPYETPFIAIGKLVADAQSADHYSKLERLIAGHQVLARALLTGGGLTELLKHLGSMLRTDIALTQFAAQLYNSAKDHPSADTWASYPIPTGRRDACTLWVRQPFEDSGIVGYAQNLISVELNNMVKQRQAERALCGQVLEDVIHGALETSEAQRRLAGVGINSTRKNVVLLAVSAAHHKALASTSVPQQLEGAVAAAVGKDLVVVINDDGSGAAALARKLSDHLAEAGIHATIGIGGAYTKPNGLRWSYFEAREAANHGLPVNEPERLSLTSLLLASEDVPLADMANESLNPLRAFDAAHGSELMTTLESYLNNNGSVAAVAEALTLHRNTVRYRLAQITELTGYDPAVTADRVQLWLALAVSRLSARQPSS